AAAAAAAGACCTTGTACGCCAGTGAACGGGATGAACAGGTGCGCCAGGAGTGGCGCACGGCAATGCAGCAACAACCGGGAGAGGACCTGGTGTTCGTGGACGAGAGCAGTACGCATGTGGCGATGACTCCGCTGTATGCACGAACTCTGCGAGGGAAGCGCGCCTACGGCGCGGTCCCCCGCAACAAAGGTGCCAACATCAGCCTGTTGGCGGCGCTGACTTCCAGCGGGATGACCGCAGCCATGACGGTGCCTGGAGCTGTGGATGGCTTGGTCTTCGAGCGCTACATCGAGTACGTCCTGATTCCTGAGCTGTCTCGGGGTCAGACGGTTGTGATGGACAATCTCAGTGTACACAAGAATGCACGCGTCGCGCAGCTCCTGCACGACCACGGCTGTACTCTGCGGTTCCTCCCGACCTATTCACCGGACC
Above is a window of Deinococcus sp. YIM 134068 DNA encoding:
- a CDS encoding IS630 family transposase — encoded protein: MYASERDEQVRQEWRTAMQQQPGEDLVFVDESSTHVAMTPLYARTLRGKRAYGAVPRNKGANISLLAALTSSGMTAAMTVPGAVDGLVFERYIEYVLIPELSRGQTVVMDNLSVHKNARVAQLLHDHGCTLRFLPTYSPDLAPIEGGFGKVKTLVRRDQPRTRQELDQSIGRALAAVSPQDAQGWFKRCGYLLPRQPL